The following DNA comes from Candidatus Woesearchaeota archaeon.
ACAAACAGAAAAAATTCAGTTAAAAAAGAAAAATTTATTTTATCAGGACTGCATTGATTATTCCATGCTGCCCTGGCCTTGAGGTAACCCTTGCCTTGCCAATTTCAGTGTCTATAATTGTGCTCATGACAATTATGTTTCGCCTGACAT
Coding sequences within:
- a CDS encoding 30S ribosomal protein S8e, which encodes VRRNIIVMSTIIDTEIGKARVTSRPGQHGIINAVLIK